The Carassius carassius chromosome 31, fCarCar2.1, whole genome shotgun sequence genome includes a region encoding these proteins:
- the LOC132112134 gene encoding paired box protein Pax-1-like, whose translation MEQSYGEVNQLGGVFVNGRPLPNAIRLRIVELAQLGIRPCDISRQLRVSHGCVSKILTRYNETGSILPGAIGGSKPRVTTPNVVKNIREYKQGDPGIFAWEIRDRLLADGVCDKYNVPSVSSISRILRNKIGNFSQPNQYENGKQAPPQSSLSYYPYSYPTAMSPSGTKMSNPPGVPVTGGHVSISRGWPSAHTVSNILGIRAFMDPAAFASAEGYAPKMEDWGSVNRATFTSAHGLNGIDKSATDADIKYPQSSSTLSSYVQACAYSPSNQYGVYSGPAGSYVSPGHHWQAQGTSLSHPGGGVAMHPSDIHSSMGFKHAVQDEDRKPPSTLSKHQHEALSNIHGLSLSTSSS comes from the exons ATGG AGCAAAGCTACGGGGAGGTGAACCAGCTGGGGGGAGTTTTTGTCAATGGACGTCCTTTGCCCAATGCAATACGATTACGAATAGTGGAGTTAGCCCAGCTTGGCATCCGACCCTGTGACATTAGCAGACAGCTTCGGGTCTCCCATGGCTGTGTGAGTAAAATCCTTACGAGATACAACGAAACTGGGTCCATTTTGCCGGGCGCAATCGGTGGCAGCAAACCACGAGTTACGACACCAAATGTAGTAAAAAACATAAGGGAGTACAAACAAGGAGACCCGGGAATTTTTGCATGGGAGATCCGGGACCGTCTTCTCGCGGACGGAGTATGTGACAAGTACAACGTTCCTTCGGTCAGCTCTATCAGCAGGATATTAAGGAACAAGATTGGAAACTTCTCCCAGCCTAACCAATATGAAAATGGCAAGCAAGCACCTCCGCAGTCCAGCCTCTCGTACTACCCGTATTCATACCCCACTGCAATGTCTCCCTCCGGGACCAAAATGAGCAATCCTCCCGGTGTCCCTGTCACGGGTGGGCATGTAAGCATTTCCCGCGGTTGGCCTTCAGCGCACACGGTCAGCAATATACTGGGTATTCGGGCTTTCATGGATCCTGCAG CTTTTGCTAGCGCTGAAGGATACGCACCAAAAATGGAGGACTGGGGTAGTGTGAATAGAGCGACATTTACCTCTGCTCATGGACTCAATGGAATAGACAAATCAGCTACTGATGCAGACATAAAATACCCTCAG TCTTCTTCGACTTTGTCTAGTTATGTCCAAGCATGCGCGTACTCTCCCTCCAACCAGTATGGCGTGTACAGTGGTCCAGCAGGCAGTTATGTGAGCCCAGGGCATCACTGGCAGGCCCAGGGCACCAGCCTCTCCCACCCTGGCGGTGGCGTAGCGATGCACCCGAGTGACATACATTCTTCTATGGGGTTCAAACATGCTGTGCAAGATG AAGACAGAAAACCACCGAGTACCCTAAGCAAGCACCAGCACGAAGCCTTGAGCAATATACACGGACTCAGCCTTTCTACCTCGTCCTCGTAA